atacggttaaaattggataatggtttgagatgtcaaatgtgtcttttggcgtgcgtggaaaacttgtgttttacgggtttgtgcattgggcatgtttcatgcatcttgtttgagttatatgtgtttttatctggtagtgtttgggttttacttacctgcggtaccattcgtggtcccgtagcttttggtgcaggagatgaggttgaggaggaagaggctgagcccgaggatgcggctccgccgggttgctaatgttgtctttttatttgtttaaaactgtatttgtgatatatgtaatattttatctatgtatgttttaaacagcttgtactacgttaagaaaaattctggtacttagttatgactttcttatccgctgcgtgcctctctgtacacaattgctgccttgcacacactcggcacccgtcgatgggatggtgacccggggtgtcaccatccggacgtctcaatttccccgtgttcgggcgtggggattttgggggcgtcacagaaatTATATGAAacaactgcttctaaaataatagttggttcacgaATATTGCCAGAGTACATACTTTTCTAGGCTACGGAacaattttttcacttccaatgcatgcaatcaatgcttccCAGCATTCCTGAGAATTCCCGTTATTCACCAACTACAAGCAATCAAGCAATATCATTAGCATTTGAAGACCGCAgatattcatatgaaaaaatacttactatTATCTTAGAGAATTTTTTGAGGCTCTCTATTACGATACTTTTACCAATATGTATgtattcattcataaaatttcCAGTAATCCCATACGCTAATATTTTAAGTGATGTGGTTATTTTTTACATACAAAATAAACTGAATCTTCCAGTATTATCTCTTATCTGGACGAAATATGGCTCGTAAGACTTTACCTCATTTAGAATACAAAGAAATAGGAGACGAGTCATCCAAAATCtccttcaaaataaatttgagggatatattaaattttttacaaaataatcgTGAAATACGTGCTCATACCCCTAAATATGATCACATCAAATAAACTTACGATGACGATTGCCATGACACTTCGATGACTATCTATCGACCTTCTCATTAAGAATATCGTTATCATTTTCAGAAGATACGTATATcaataatttatgaaaaaatatacgAGCCATTTGATAAAAAGAGTGAGAGATCAAAAGATACAAtacaatttcaattttatagataaaatgagacgagtttgtgagaatgtgaatACTAACAATATACGTATTTATAGaggaaaaaattattgttacatataagataaaaaaatgttactgtttgaaagaagacaaaaaaaaattactatttgaaaaaaaacaaaaaatattatttgttagataaaggataaaaaatattactattataaaaatgacaaaaaattttatcatcaaatatGTAACTACGAATccccattaaaaaaattgataaaaagtactaaataaaaaaaggtgACTATCACGTTAaaaagtacactaattaaaaaaatattatttttatactacaaattttgattttaaaaaaatactatattaaatagttaaaatcatataaatatttaatagaaagtgatatttgaaaaaaaataataagacaaaaaaattaatagttaaaattataaataaaaaagagaaaaaaaatagaaaaatattatttaatataataaaaataaagataaagaatAAGATGTAAAAACACTAACATTGACTTCATCAAAAGTTaatatatctttaaaatttgatgaatataaataaaattaaactgcATTAGATTCGATAAAcgtttttatctcaaattttgAGTTACAATaattcttccattttctttaaatttgaatGACTACTATTATACCTtcattcttatattttattataattttaatatacaatcaatttattttatttcatctctctcttttccctccCCGCATCTTTCTCCCCCACTCCCTCCGCTTgcgtttattttttcttataattttcagcactttttccttctttctattttcttcttccattttctaCTAGCTTCATCGTGTAGACAACAGCTATAAATATAgcacttataaaatattttatcttatcctCATCTGTATCTTCGTCTGCTtcattattatcaataaaaatcTTTTATACTATTTGTGGCTGGAAGTGTTTATTAAACAagcacatacatatatatatatatatatatatatatatatataattgagtgTGTGTGGATGTAAAAAAATAGTTGAcaaaatatatttgttaataattaaattgagaaaaaaaattagttaaaaattaataatttaaatattaaattacattattaatatatatatatacaagatttaattgtaaaatatgaaaaaaaaaatattattaaaaaataatattatattattattttaatgaattcaataactaatctaatataaaattatgaatatgaaaattttaaatttataaaaaatttatactttttaccaaattttaaaaataactttgacaaaactaatataaataaagatgaataaaatttaaaaataaatttgacaaaatatgattttaaattaaattataaaaatttttataagaacCTAAATGGAAATACTCTTaaagatttataattattataaattaacagtatatttttaatttttattattttagttatgTGATGCTAACTTAGCTAagggaaataaaataaaaaagtaatgctGGAAATAGTTTTTAAGTcgactcttcttttttttttttttttataaaagtaagttatattattaaaaaattattttatattaattttaaatttatctactttttaaaaaaaatatgttcaaaacttagatattttaagattataaatatcattttttttaaatatataatttaattaagaaatacttaaacttaaccaaaaatgacaaaaaaaaaaaatagtatatacatgcgaaaataaaatgtaaatgtatatatatatataaagatatattagTTTTCCTGATCTTTTAAATAGATAGGATTCgttcatttctatttttctatgaaataaaataattctttttatttacaGTGTTTTTCCATAATTGCATCTTAAGAATTGGTCTTTAGCCCCAAGTTGGTCCAATTAGTTAATCTCTATTAACTCTTATGTAGTTTACTTTTATTTCTTATTGccaaaccaaagaaaaaagaactggTCCTTTAAAGCTTGGTGCTTACCAACATTGATATATGCCTACTTTTCTAAGATCGAAGAAACTCCCCAGACTCCATTTTCTCGTTCTTATTCAACTCATATTAGCCCAATACCTTACTGGGAAATTGGGCTAAAAACAAGACCAATGCACTGCTTTATCATTATCCCCATCGGACTCATCTTCTTTTAACAGTTGCCATCACCAAGAAAACAAACAAGAGAAAGCCCAAACGGACTTTCTCGGCACATTAATAGAACTTTCAAGAAACTCGTTGCTTGTTTAAACGAGCAGCCTATGATTTAGCAAAAAGGGGACTTCTTTGTGTAAAAACTTCTGAAAATTCCCATCAACCACTCAAATCTTGAGAAGAAATTCATTCACACCAATCCATGGTGGGGTGTAATTTGCCAATTAATAGGCCAGGCTTTACTTATTCTCCATCCTTCttattttcccttttcattGCAGAGAAGTTGAAGAGAAGAGGTATCCCCAACTTGAATCTCTGTTAGACTGTTTCTCTTTGGAACTTCCATGGCTTGTGTATTCTGAATAGCTGCAAAGAAGAATACGATATCCTGCAGTAGCTTGACCATTATGGGGAAAAATCTTACTCAAATGGAAGTAGGTGCGGCACGTGTATCCAACTAGGCAACAAGCAATGAGCTGAAACATATAGCTATAAGAGAGTGAAATGATCATCATGCAGCAACAACTGACCATACTCAGAAACCAAAAttagttaatttaaaaaaaggaTAAATGATTATGAAAGCAATATTACGAATTTAAACCAGAAATTCTTAGTACATGGCTGATATCTACACGCATAGATATCAACCGAATCGAACTGTTAACTACTAAAGCTTGGAGTAATGGATCAAATAATTCATATATAAGCTGGAGACTGTAACTAAATCTTCGAGATGTGAATCAGTGAAGGAAACCCCTCCTTCGTAATTTCCCATGCCCAGTCCGCCTGCAAAatgcagaaaaagaaacaacaaaTCACAAATTCGAGAACTGATTCAAGTGCAGCAGAAAAGTTAAACAATACTTGGAAAACTTAGTAAAGGATACAGGAGAGCTGGATATGTTGGTCTCTTAGCAACTCTCACCATCCCTGCTGCACGAGAAACAATAAATCATCCTCAATCATCCAGAAATTAAACAATGGAAAGCAACAAAATGACCAAAccaaatttcttgaaaatcatatacctaAATGAGATAAAGGAATAGAGTTGCAGAGACCAACCCAACAAACAAAACACCACAACATCAATCAATATATCATTTATGAGTTTGGTCGTGTCTTCGACCTGAGATCACCCAGTTGATCTACAAGATCTTGCAAATCCTCACCCCAGTTGGCTGGTTGTGCAACCAAATCCTCTATTTCTGCTTCGATTTCTGATTGATAATCCACCACAGCTTCTTCTTCTGCATTTCCAGAAATCAAATCTTCATTCAGTAGCTCCTCCCATATTGTCTCGTTTACAAAATCCAAATTGCCGCCACTTCCTGTGGGAATTAAACTTGCAATTGGGTCTTTGATATCGCTGCTCGATTCATTGTCCCAGGAAGATAAGAGAAACGTCTCTATTTCTGACTCCATTGTCGCCAATTCGTCATGTTCTTGGCTTGTGTGGTCCACATCCAGGCCACTGCCTGCCGTGACAGACACCACTTCTTCCTGCAAATCCTCCGCACTGGGGCGTGCAGTCAGCCTCCGCTTTCGTCCTATTTCAACACTTCGCAGTTCTCTTCTCTGAGCAAATTGCTGGATGAAGGTTGGGTTGCTGAGTGCTTTAGCAAGAAAAGTCATCATCTGTTGTTGTTTCCTCTCAGTGGCTTGTAACCTATCCTCCATGGCAATGATTTCCTCCCTCGAATTCTGTTGCTGCTGTCTCAACTTTAGAATCTCCGCCATTAACAAACTTTTATCTCTCCTTAATGTTTCAAGATCGCCTTCCAAGCCATATTCTCCCAATTCGACACaagctcctcctcctcctcctccttgttGATTTAAACCTTGGCCGACATGTCTTCTCCGCTTGATGGTCTTCAATAAATGCCTTTGCCCTCCTAGAAACCCTTCATTTGCGAATTCCCATCGATCAGGATCAACCTTTCTGAAACCCTGCATCCAATTTTAACATTAAGGAGATGTTTTAGAGTCTTCGAAGCTAATTAACCTATACCAAATGGAAACCGAATAAGTGTAAACACGACAAACGTTCAGGAAAATTATCTGATCAGAATCACAGCATGCAGCCTAAAGAACAAAAGATTGTTTGACTACTACCGATGCAAAGAAACATTCTACTTTTGTAAACCCAGTAAAAACTCGAATTGATCGAAGCAAACGCAAAATGGAAGAGTAATATCCTTCATAACAACTTCAGATTACTCAAATGATAACGTGCTACGTGCAAAATCATAGAATTCAGTAAAATCATCAACTAAAGAATGCAAGAATGATCTCGATTATTAGGAGAGTGGATACTTACATATGTATTGAGTTGGCGAATGAAGCTGGAGAAGTTACTGTGCTTAAAGTACCGAGGAAGAAGAGTGGTGGAGAACTTGCTGGAGTCCCAAACGACGAAGCTGTTGCGAGCTGTGCTCCACGATACAATCGAGTCCGTCGAAGGGTCTTCCACCATATCAAAGGTCTTTGTCAGAAACGGAGGCGGCGCCACATCGTGCAGCCCCTCCATTGGCTGAGGTGAGAAGCTGGCAGACGAAGAAGACGTCGATGATCCCAAAGCACATGTCACCGTTTCTTCCTCCTTAACCATCACTCCTTCCATAACTTCCTCCTTACAGTGATAAAAGAAGTAAGAATGCGAGTTCTGAGCCTCGCAAAGACTGAAGTTGCTTTGAGAGAGTGTGTGTGAACCCGCTTTTTGAAACAGACAGGGAAAGTAAAGGAACACTTATATGGAGGTGGAGCAGAAGCTTCTAGAGAGGGATGGAGATATTTTGTTGGTGTCGGTTTTCATTTCGGAAGTCCGAAAGAAGTTTCTGATGCTTTGTCGCTTTACACTGGTCGGAAGATTACCATAGATTCTAGAAACTTCTGTACGTTTCTGAAATCTGCTGGCGGTCACTGATTAGAGTCACTGTTCTGTGGGGCCCTTTGTTTGCCACGTATTAAATTTACAACCGTTGGTTGGATGGATGGATAAGCCCGACTGGGATACGTCGATTTTATAATCGGGACGTGGATATGCCGGAAACGTATTTTTCTAACTGGAGATAATGATGGAAAGGAAATTAGGTGTAGAAATTACAGATATGGAACACGTGACACAAATTTAATGGTGTAGTTCAAACATCTTAATCCCCCcttgaaaacatttttcaacATATAATATGGACCAAACTGTCCCCTGAcaagggcttttttttttttaaatacttttttttttggtctcaaaatcatttttaatattatccttacagaaatgatttgtgcagtcgggaaatgcagtcggcgtgcagtcggctgtataaaaaaaattaatacaggacctatataaaaaaaaaaaaattatttttatagctttttataattcatgcaggtctccctgaatataaaataatttttttataatttttttttattcattccgtacagccgactgcacgccgactgcgtttcccgactgcgtgtagcaaagcccttatCCTTAACACCAAtatctctaattttttaatgtttttaatgtATATTTATTCTAGGCATTaatcttcaattcttctatatatagaCACATACAATGGCATGCAACCCGACCAACTCAGGCTGCATTTGGGTCTGATCCGATCCGAATCACAGAGCACCAAAACATGATCCGTTCCGACTAGAGTCGGATCAACCCGATCTAATACCAAAATGGGCACAGAACTCACCGACGATGGGGATCTCCACTGTGAACTTGGTGTAGCAAAAAATAGATAGCATAGTGGAGATGCCGGAGATGACAGGCCAATGCCGAATCACTGGCGCCGATGACATCAATGCCGAATCACATGACAGGCCGATGTCGAATCACATGCCGAATCCTTGGCCTCGTACCCCATAAGGATGAAGACACCGGTGCCGATGACACACCGATGCCGAATCACATGAGGTCCCACCACGTGAGAGTCTTCTTCATCTCCACAAGCTGCGCCTGCTCCATGGACCGAGTCAAGACCCAGCTCTGAAACGATCTCTCAGGAGAAATTCATGTGCACGAACACCTCCTTTTCCTAAGCCCTTCGTTGACCATTCTGTCTTCACCGCCAACAATAAAAAGTTTGAGAtccagaaagaaaacaaagagaaaagaaataagacCGTGAAGCAAAGCGGAGACGCGTCAATTTTAAGAGCCGGGTTGAGCGAGTTGTACGGGTCGAAACCGACCACTAGCCAAAACCCTTTTTCTCAAATTGGATTGGGTCGGTGTTCACAGACGGACCGGGTTGCTTGGTTTCTTGCACATGCCTACATACCATGTTAGTCTTAGAATTTTAAATGAACCAATATGCTAGATAGCTCGCCCAGTACTTGCCTGGTTAAACTCAAATCAAACTTGAATGTGAAAACAAATACCCGCTCGACTAGTAAATGACATGTACCCAACTAAATTTGACTCAATTAAGGCTCGTTAAGGCCCGCTCATTTATGCTCGAGTTAACTCGTTAGATCGacttgattaaaactcattcatatattgataaatatatacgtacacctatcatatatatacacacacacacacacacacacacacacacacacacacacacacacacatatatatatatgtattaactaat
This is a stretch of genomic DNA from Carya illinoinensis cultivar Pawnee chromosome 15, C.illinoinensisPawnee_v1, whole genome shotgun sequence. It encodes these proteins:
- the LOC122297105 gene encoding heat shock factor protein HSF30 isoform X4, with product MEGVMVKEEETVTCALGSSTSSSSASFSPQPMEGLHDVAPPPFLTKTFDMVEDPSTDSIVSWSTARNSFVVWDSSKFSTTLLPRYFKHSNFSSFIRQLNTYGFRKVDPDRWEFANEGFLGGQRHLLKTIKRRRHVGQGLNQQGGGGGGACVELGEYGLEGDLETLRRDKSLLMAEILKLRQQQQNSREEIIAMEDRLQATERKQQQMMTFLAKALSNPTFIQQFAQRRELRSVEIGRKRRLTARPSAEDLQEEVVSVTAGSGLDVDHTSQEHDELATMESEIETFLLSSWDNESSSDIKDPIASLIPTGSGGNLDFVNETIWEELLNEDLISGNAEEEAVVDYQSEIEAEIEDLVAQPANWGEDLQDLVDQLGDLSRDGESC
- the LOC122297105 gene encoding heat shock factor protein HSF30 isoform X5, producing MEGVMVKEEETVTCALGSSTSSSSASFSPQPMEGLHDVAPPPFLTKTFDMVEDPSTDSIVSWSTARNSFVVWDSSKFSTTLLPRYFKHSNFSSFIRQLNTYGFRKVDPDRWEFANEGFLGGQRHLLKTIKRRRHVGQGLNQQGGGGGGACVELGEYGLEGDLETLRRDKSLLMAEILKLRQQQQNSREEIIAMEDRLQATERKQQQMMTFLAKALSNPTFIQQFAQRRELRSVEIGRKRRLTARPSAEDLQEEVVSVTAGSGLDVDHTSQEHDELATMESEIETFLLSSWDNESSSDIKDPIASLIPTGSGGNLDFVNETIWEELLNEDLISGNAEEEAVVDYQSEIEAEIEDLVAQPANWGEDLQDLVDQLGDLRDGESC
- the LOC122297105 gene encoding heat shock factor protein HSF30 isoform X3, producing MEGVMVKEEETVTCALGSSTSSSSASFSPQPMEGLHDVAPPPFLTKTFDMVEDPSTDSIVSWSTARNSFVVWDSSKFSTTLLPRYFKHSNFSSFIRQLNTYGFRKVDPDRWEFANEGFLGGQRHLLKTIKRRRHVGQGLNQQGGGGGGACVELGEYGLEGDLETLRRDKSLLMAEILKLRQQQQNSREEIIAMEDRLQATERKQQQMMTFLAKALSNPTFIQQFAQRRELRSVEIGRKRRLTARPSAEDLQEEVVSVTAGSGLDVDHTSQEHDELATMESEIETFLLSSWDNESSSDIKDPIASLIPTGSGGNLDFVNETIWEELLNEDLISGNAEEEAVVDYQSEIEAEIEDLVAQPANWGEDLQDLVDQLGDLRSKTRPNS
- the LOC122297105 gene encoding heat shock factor protein HSF30 isoform X1, giving the protein MEGVMVKEEETVTCALGSSTSSSSASFSPQPMEGLHDVAPPPFLTKTFDMVEDPSTDSIVSWSTARNSFVVWDSSKFSTTLLPRYFKHSNFSSFIRQLNTYGFRKVDPDRWEFANEGFLGGQRHLLKTIKRRRHVGQGLNQQGGGGGGACVELGEYGLEGDLETLRRDKSLLMAEILKLRQQQQNSREEIIAMEDRLQATERKQQQMMTFLAKALSNPTFIQQFAQRRELRSVEIGRKRRLTARPSAEDLQEEVVSVTAGSGLDVDHTSQEHDELATMESEIETFLLSSWDNESSSDIKDPIASLIPTGSGGNLDFVNETIWEELLNEDLISGNAEEEAVVDYQSEIEAEIEDLVAQPANWGGLGMGNYEGGVSFTDSHLEDLVTVSSLYMNYLIHYSKL
- the LOC122297105 gene encoding heat shock factor protein HSF30 isoform X2 gives rise to the protein MEGVMVKEEETVTCALGSSTSSSSASFSPQPMEGLHDVAPPPFLTKTFDMVEDPSTDSIVSWSTARNSFVVWDSSKFSTTLLPRYFKHSNFSSFIRQLNTYGFRKVDPDRWEFANEGFLGGQRHLLKTIKRRRHVGQGLNQQGGGGGGACVELGEYGLEGDLETLRRDKSLLMAEILKLRQQQQNSREEIIAMEDRLQATERKQQQMMTFLAKALSNPTFIQQFAQRRELRSVEIGRKRRLTARPSAEDLQEEVVSVTAGSGLDVDHTSQEHDELATMESEIETFLLSSWDNESSSDIKDPIASLIPTGSGGNLDFVNETIWEELLNEDLISGNAEEEAVVDYQSEIEAEIEDLVAQPANWGEDLQDLVDQLGDLRRTGHGKLRRRGFLH